In Kitasatospora gansuensis, a genomic segment contains:
- a CDS encoding AMP-binding protein: MNLTDGPALHARFLRGLAVSPDRLAVRLGAESLTYTEVHRRALSWAGALLAGPGEPPEVIGVLAGKGVEAYVAILAGLYTGRTVVPLRSDFPVARTRRMLEVAGVQAVIADRFGLANLVELAAEGLDLPVLAPGHGLDEAGLLRGLPLRGIALDERDALTEPRPVSATDRAYVLFTSGSTGTPKGVPISHGSTHHYFELLDRRYDFNADDIFSQTFDVNFDCAVFDMFCAWGAGATLLALPNEAYHDLPGYLTQQGVTVWFSTPSAISLVRRTRGLKSDSMPGLRWSLFAGEALRAADATDWQDAAPNSTLENIYGPTELTVTVTGYRWDRDTSPVLCVNGLTPIGTVHEGHDFVLLAPNGVPSLTEGELCITGPQMTTGYLDPTDDQGRFLEHEGRRWYRTGDRVRQHGNGVLVYLGRLDAQVQVQGWRVELAEIDHALRVCAGVQDAVAVAREGANGTELVVFYVGEKSPPAELARQLREVLPHSMVPRHYRHVAEFPLNANRKVDRGLLARQAAAELEAVAA, encoded by the coding sequence ATGAACCTGACCGACGGGCCTGCGCTGCATGCCCGATTCCTCCGCGGCCTGGCCGTCTCGCCCGACCGCCTGGCGGTCCGGCTGGGCGCCGAGTCGCTGACCTACACCGAGGTGCACCGCCGCGCGCTGAGCTGGGCGGGCGCCCTGCTGGCCGGCCCCGGTGAGCCGCCCGAGGTGATCGGGGTGTTGGCCGGCAAGGGGGTCGAGGCGTACGTCGCGATCCTGGCCGGGCTCTACACCGGCCGCACCGTGGTGCCGCTGCGCTCGGACTTCCCGGTCGCCCGGACCCGCCGGATGCTCGAGGTGGCCGGGGTGCAGGCCGTGATCGCCGACCGGTTCGGCCTGGCCAACCTGGTCGAGCTGGCGGCCGAGGGCCTCGACCTGCCGGTGCTCGCCCCCGGCCACGGGCTGGACGAGGCCGGGCTGCTGCGCGGCCTGCCGCTGCGCGGGATCGCCCTGGACGAGCGGGACGCGCTGACCGAGCCGCGCCCGGTGAGCGCCACCGACCGGGCGTATGTGCTGTTCACCTCGGGCTCGACCGGCACCCCGAAGGGCGTGCCGATCAGCCACGGCTCCACCCACCACTACTTCGAACTGCTGGACCGGCGCTACGACTTCAACGCCGACGACATCTTCTCGCAGACCTTCGACGTCAACTTCGACTGCGCGGTCTTCGACATGTTCTGTGCCTGGGGCGCCGGCGCCACCCTGCTGGCGCTGCCCAACGAGGCGTACCACGACCTGCCCGGCTACCTCACCCAGCAGGGGGTGACGGTCTGGTTCTCCACGCCGAGCGCGATCTCGCTGGTGCGCCGCACCCGGGGGCTGAAGTCGGACTCGATGCCCGGCCTGCGCTGGAGCCTGTTCGCGGGCGAGGCACTGCGGGCCGCGGACGCCACCGACTGGCAGGACGCCGCGCCCAACTCCACCCTGGAGAACATCTACGGGCCGACCGAACTGACCGTCACCGTCACCGGCTACCGCTGGGACCGGGACACCTCGCCGGTGCTCTGCGTCAACGGGCTCACCCCGATCGGCACGGTGCACGAGGGCCACGACTTCGTGCTGCTCGCCCCGAACGGCGTGCCCTCGCTGACCGAGGGCGAACTCTGCATCACCGGACCGCAGATGACCACCGGCTACCTCGACCCGACGGACGACCAGGGCCGGTTCCTGGAGCATGAGGGCCGCCGCTGGTACCGCACCGGCGACCGGGTGCGGCAGCACGGCAACGGGGTGCTGGTCTACCTCGGCCGGCTGGACGCCCAGGTGCAGGTGCAGGGCTGGCGGGTCGAACTGGCCGAGATCGACCACGCGCTGCGGGTCTGCGCCGGGGTGCAGGACGCGGTGGCGGTGGCCCGGGAGGGCGCGAACGGCACCGAGCTGGTGGTCTTCTACGTCGGCGAGAAGTCGCCGCCGGCCGAACTGGCCCGCCAGCTGCGGGAGGTGCTGCCGCACAGCATGGTGCCCCGGCACTACCGGCACGTCGCGGAGTTCCCGCTGAACGCCAACCGCAAGGTGGACCGCGGCCTGCTGGCCCGGCAGGCGGCCGCCGAGCTGGAGGCCGTAGCTGCCTGA
- a CDS encoding AMP-binding protein, with protein MVESDGVGGLVTTTYRELADRVERYAAALLDLGLDIGDRVILESDTSGHAIALLLACSKAGVAFIPVSPETPDKRLHSIISTTAPALHLQSPTGARQGIPAEVGTARFGPNGLAVERPPVARVRHRREASATDPAYMIFTSGTTGRPKGVVMSHRGVVAFYRGMLAAGIVGTEDRVATTSPLQFDFSLLDIGLALGSGATVVPVPRAALPWPRRFLAFLNEAEVTQVNGVPSIWRGVLRHELAGLAELEKLRGVLFCGEDFPLPELRLLQRARPNARLVNCYGATESMAASFTDVPNPLPDELEKLSIGFAYPGAEMTIVDEDLVPITEPGVVGHIHLRAPSLFTGYWDDPEATRAAQVPDPLNPKSGQLVLRTGDLAYQGADGELYFCGRADNQVQIRGNRVELGEVERRILEFPGITAAAALVLPRADKEPVLGAFVVTAKDAQQISENEIRAFCKETLPAYMTPHELRVVDSLPVTPNGKIDRKVLAASVA; from the coding sequence GTGGTCGAATCCGACGGAGTCGGCGGGCTGGTCACCACCACCTATCGGGAGCTCGCCGACCGGGTCGAGCGGTACGCCGCCGCACTGCTGGACCTCGGCCTCGACATCGGGGACCGGGTGATCCTGGAGTCCGACACCTCGGGGCACGCCATCGCCCTGCTGCTGGCCTGCTCCAAGGCCGGGGTCGCGTTCATCCCGGTCAGCCCGGAGACCCCGGACAAGCGGCTGCACTCGATCATCTCGACCACCGCGCCCGCGCTGCACCTGCAGAGCCCGACCGGCGCCCGGCAGGGCATCCCGGCCGAGGTCGGCACCGCCAGGTTCGGGCCGAACGGGCTGGCCGTGGAGCGCCCGCCGGTGGCCCGGGTGCGCCACCGCCGCGAGGCGTCCGCCACCGACCCGGCGTACATGATCTTCACCTCCGGCACCACCGGGCGCCCCAAGGGCGTGGTGATGAGCCACCGCGGCGTGGTGGCCTTCTACCGGGGCATGCTGGCGGCCGGCATCGTCGGCACCGAGGACCGGGTGGCCACCACCTCACCGCTGCAGTTCGACTTCTCGCTGCTGGACATCGGCCTGGCGCTGGGCAGCGGCGCCACCGTCGTCCCGGTGCCGCGCGCGGCGCTGCCCTGGCCCCGGCGCTTCCTGGCCTTCCTGAACGAGGCCGAGGTGACCCAGGTGAACGGCGTGCCGTCGATCTGGCGCGGAGTGCTGCGGCACGAACTCGCCGGGCTGGCCGAGCTGGAGAAGCTGCGCGGCGTGCTGTTCTGCGGCGAGGACTTCCCGCTGCCCGAGCTGCGGCTGCTCCAGCGGGCCCGGCCGAACGCCCGGCTGGTCAACTGCTACGGCGCCACCGAGTCGATGGCCGCCTCCTTCACCGACGTGCCCAACCCGCTGCCGGACGAGCTGGAGAAGCTCTCGATCGGCTTCGCCTACCCGGGTGCCGAGATGACCATCGTCGACGAGGACCTGGTGCCGATCACCGAGCCCGGCGTCGTCGGCCACATCCACCTGCGCGCCCCGTCGCTGTTCACCGGCTACTGGGACGACCCCGAGGCGACCCGGGCGGCCCAGGTGCCGGACCCGCTGAACCCCAAGTCCGGCCAGCTGGTGCTGCGCACCGGCGACCTGGCCTACCAGGGCGCCGACGGCGAGCTGTACTTCTGCGGCCGGGCCGACAACCAGGTGCAGATCCGGGGCAACCGGGTCGAGCTCGGCGAGGTGGAGCGCCGGATCCTGGAGTTCCCCGGGATCACCGCGGCCGCCGCGCTGGTGCTGCCGCGCGCCGACAAGGAGCCGGTGCTCGGCGCCTTCGTGGTGACCGCCAAGGATGCCCAGCAGATCAGCGAGAACGAGATCCGGGCCTTCTGCAAGGAGACCCTGCCGGCCTACATGACCCCGCACGAGCTGCGGGTGGTGGACAGCCTCCCGGTCACCCCGAACGGCAAGATCGACCGCAAGGTGCTGGCGGCGAGCGTCGCCTGA
- a CDS encoding ACP S-malonyltransferase — MKAEDRPGTAIIFPGMGPSQFADVAKFMLLNPFARKLVATAGKTLGYDLLARYRASESDYSEYAQVAFLVNCVALAQWAEAELDTRPELIAGPSFGSKAAAVHSGSLDFAEAVWATAQLARCEDEYFAVEHRDIVTHSFTRTPQARLAEVLAELDEQGEWYDISCYIDEDFYMLSLREGRVDWLQARLRAMGGLPLYTMNPPMHSAAFGALRDRVEAEVVDRLTFADPVLPIVADQDGSVLTTGAGVRTMILDGYVKPVRWPAVVETFQRLGIGTVRVCGPDGLFGRVGATTRNFEVVPVNPRSAMQPRRRAA; from the coding sequence ATGAAGGCCGAAGACCGGCCCGGTACCGCGATCATCTTCCCCGGCATGGGGCCGTCGCAGTTCGCGGACGTGGCGAAGTTCATGCTGCTCAACCCGTTCGCCCGGAAGCTGGTGGCGACCGCCGGGAAGACCCTCGGATACGACCTGCTGGCGCGCTACCGGGCCAGTGAGAGCGACTACTCGGAGTACGCCCAGGTCGCCTTCCTGGTGAACTGCGTCGCCCTCGCCCAGTGGGCCGAGGCCGAGTTGGACACCCGCCCCGAGCTGATCGCCGGGCCGAGCTTCGGCAGCAAGGCGGCCGCCGTGCACTCGGGGTCGCTGGACTTCGCCGAGGCGGTCTGGGCGACCGCCCAGCTGGCCCGCTGCGAGGACGAGTACTTCGCGGTCGAGCACCGGGACATCGTCACCCACTCGTTCACCCGCACCCCGCAGGCCCGACTGGCCGAAGTACTGGCCGAGTTGGACGAGCAGGGGGAGTGGTACGACATCTCCTGCTACATCGACGAGGACTTCTACATGCTCTCGCTGCGCGAGGGCCGGGTGGACTGGCTGCAGGCCCGGCTGCGGGCGATGGGTGGCCTGCCGCTGTACACGATGAACCCGCCGATGCACTCCGCGGCCTTCGGCGCGCTGCGCGACCGGGTCGAGGCGGAGGTGGTCGACCGGCTGACCTTCGCCGACCCGGTGCTGCCGATCGTGGCGGACCAGGACGGCTCGGTGCTCACCACCGGCGCGGGCGTCCGGACGATGATCCTGGACGGCTACGTGAAGCCGGTGCGCTGGCCGGCCGTGGTGGAGACCTTCCAGCGGCTGGGCATCGGCACCGTCCGGGTCTGCGGACCTGACGGTCTGTTCGGCCGGGTCGGCGCGACCACCCGCAACTTCGAGGTGGTCCCGGTCAACCCGCGCAGCGCCATGCAGCCCCGTCGGCGGGCCGCCTAA
- a CDS encoding pyridoxal phosphate-dependent aminotransferase encodes MANRKVSPNLDLNNDVAERRTRGESIVHLAFGEARLPVHPALKGQLAASSGENAYGAVPGGRAVRREAAGYFSRRNLPTEPEQVVVAPGSKPLLMAVQFVVPGDLVIPKPAWNTYKPQGLLAGKQVYEVDIPAECGGVPDPVKLRETVRAARAAGGNPRLVVLTLPDNPTGTVVSPELVREICAVAEEEDLYLISDEIYRDVVHDPATPVLSPAEVLPERTIVTNGLSKTLALGGWRIGVARFPDSTWGNSVRDGVISLASEVWSTLAIPMQEVAAYAFSEPPEVRDRFARSARLHGAVARAVYRIMIGAGATCRPPTGGFYVYPDFEPKRAVLEAKGITDAQSLFRYLFDEFGIVVLAGDNLGDDAGALRFKAATSLLYGHTREEQQLALDSEDPLSLPHIRDVLTRIEEAFSKLVG; translated from the coding sequence ATGGCCAACCGGAAAGTGTCACCGAACCTGGACCTCAACAACGACGTGGCGGAGCGCCGGACCAGGGGCGAGTCGATCGTCCACCTGGCCTTCGGCGAGGCGCGGTTGCCGGTCCACCCGGCACTGAAGGGGCAGTTGGCGGCCAGCTCCGGGGAGAACGCCTACGGGGCGGTGCCCGGCGGCCGGGCGGTCCGGCGGGAGGCGGCGGGCTACTTCAGCCGCCGCAACCTGCCGACCGAGCCCGAGCAGGTCGTGGTCGCCCCGGGCAGCAAGCCGCTGCTGATGGCGGTTCAGTTCGTCGTCCCCGGCGACCTGGTGATCCCCAAGCCCGCCTGGAACACCTACAAGCCGCAGGGCCTGCTGGCCGGCAAGCAGGTGTACGAGGTGGACATCCCGGCCGAGTGCGGCGGTGTGCCGGATCCGGTCAAGCTGCGGGAGACCGTCCGGGCCGCTCGCGCGGCCGGCGGCAACCCGCGGCTGGTGGTGCTCACCCTCCCGGACAACCCGACCGGCACCGTGGTCTCACCCGAACTCGTACGGGAGATCTGCGCGGTGGCGGAGGAGGAGGACCTCTACCTGATCTCGGACGAGATCTACCGGGACGTGGTGCACGACCCGGCCACCCCCGTGCTCAGCCCCGCCGAGGTGCTGCCGGAGCGGACCATCGTCACCAACGGCCTGAGCAAGACCCTGGCGCTCGGCGGCTGGCGGATCGGTGTGGCCCGGTTCCCCGACAGCACCTGGGGCAACAGCGTCCGGGACGGCGTCATCTCGCTGGCCAGCGAGGTCTGGTCGACGCTGGCCATCCCGATGCAGGAGGTCGCCGCGTACGCCTTCTCCGAGCCGCCGGAGGTGCGCGACCGGTTCGCCCGCAGCGCCCGGCTGCACGGGGCGGTGGCCCGCGCGGTGTACCGGATCATGATCGGCGCCGGCGCCACCTGCCGTCCGCCGACCGGCGGGTTCTACGTCTACCCGGACTTCGAGCCGAAGCGGGCGGTGCTGGAGGCCAAGGGGATCACCGACGCGCAGTCCCTGTTCCGGTACCTGTTCGACGAGTTCGGCATCGTGGTGCTGGCGGGCGACAACCTCGGCGACGACGCCGGGGCGCTGCGCTTCAAGGCCGCCACCAGCCTGCTCTACGGCCACACCCGGGAGGAGCAGCAGCTCGCCCTGGACTCCGAGGACCCGCTGTCGCTCCCGCACATCCGGGACGTGCTGACCCGGATCGAGGAAGCCTTCAGCAAGCTCGTCGGCTGA
- a CDS encoding proline iminopeptidase-family hydrolase, with product MALAPSAKGSVPFREHKTWYRVTGDLNSGKPVVVAVHGGPGSTHDYLLNLAELSAQGWPVVHYDQIGNGGSTHLPDRGADFWTVELFLDELDNLLGALGISDNYVLFGQSWGGLLAAKHAAGRPAGLRGLVVANAPASYPLWLQEAKVLRDQLPAEVNETLIRHEAAGTTDSQEYFNAMMPFYLRHVCRMDPWPRDFMASFMEVYNDPTVYRTMNGPSEFHVIGTLKDWGVTDCIEHIAVPTLLISGAFDEATPATVQPYADLIPDVSWEVFENSSHMPHLEEPERFLEVLSGYLRRIH from the coding sequence ATGGCTCTGGCGCCCAGTGCCAAGGGAAGCGTGCCGTTTCGTGAACACAAGACCTGGTACCGGGTCACCGGAGACCTGAACTCGGGCAAGCCGGTCGTGGTCGCGGTGCACGGCGGTCCCGGCAGCACGCACGACTATCTGCTGAATCTCGCCGAACTCTCGGCGCAGGGCTGGCCGGTGGTGCACTACGACCAGATCGGAAACGGCGGCTCCACCCATCTTCCGGACCGCGGTGCGGATTTCTGGACGGTCGAGCTCTTCCTCGACGAACTGGACAATCTGCTCGGCGCGCTGGGGATATCCGACAACTACGTGTTGTTCGGCCAGTCCTGGGGCGGGCTGCTGGCGGCGAAGCACGCCGCCGGCCGCCCGGCCGGGCTGCGCGGCCTGGTGGTGGCGAACGCCCCGGCCTCGTACCCGCTCTGGCTGCAGGAGGCGAAGGTGCTCCGCGACCAGCTGCCGGCCGAGGTGAACGAGACCCTGATCAGACACGAGGCGGCCGGGACCACCGACAGCCAGGAGTACTTCAACGCGATGATGCCGTTCTACCTGCGGCACGTCTGCCGGATGGACCCCTGGCCACGGGACTTCATGGCCTCGTTCATGGAGGTCTACAACGACCCGACGGTCTACCGGACCATGAACGGGCCGAGCGAGTTCCACGTCATCGGCACCCTGAAGGACTGGGGTGTGACCGACTGCATCGAGCACATCGCGGTGCCCACCCTGCTGATCTCCGGCGCCTTCGACGAGGCCACCCCGGCCACCGTCCAGCCGTACGCGGACCTCATCCCGGACGTCAGCTGGGAGGTCTTCGAGAACTCCAGCCACATGCCGCACCTGGAGGAGCCGGAGCGGTTCCTCGAGGTGCTGAGCGGATACCTGCGCCGGATTCACTGA
- a CDS encoding acyl carrier protein, which translates to MWDKKFENTIRRHLPYLEAGDELRPDVSLRELGLDSMGTVDLLASLEETYGVEFIHDFLNSETFSTAETLWDAISKLGAPAV; encoded by the coding sequence ATGTGGGACAAGAAGTTCGAGAACACGATCCGTCGGCACCTGCCGTATCTGGAGGCCGGTGACGAACTGCGGCCCGACGTCAGTCTCCGCGAACTGGGCCTCGACTCGATGGGCACCGTCGACCTGCTCGCCTCCCTGGAGGAGACGTACGGTGTCGAGTTCATCCACGACTTCCTGAACTCCGAGACCTTCTCCACCGCGGAAACCCTGTGGGACGCGATCTCGAAGCTCGGTGCGCCGGCTGTCTGA
- a CDS encoding KamA family radical SAM protein has protein sequence MSLLTLEFPTTERFKAFGPRHIDEIASRYGLPAHLQETVRMISQVLPFRVNEYVLSSLIDWTNIPDDPIFQLVFPQPGMLSIEDEKRLSVLSGDPANKLQLRETVQDIRSRLNPHPSGQKELNVPRLDGVELAGMQHKYRETVLYFPGQGQTCHAYCTYCFRWAQFVGDADLKFAAPDPSQLVEYLKAHPQVTDVLVTGGDPMVMSTERLRSHLEPLLAIDSVRTIRIGTKSVAYWPQRFVTDQDADEVLWLFEKIVDSGRNLAVMGHFSHPRELETDIARRALQRIRSTGALVYGQAPLIGRVNDDADAWAELWRRELGAGVVPYYMFVERDTGPHDYFKVPLAQAVGIFQAAYRQLPGLARTVRGPVMSAKPGKVAVDGIEDTPQGKFFQLRLLQARDPELVGRPFRAHFSETASWVDELELAETTPADIRAAVQGI, from the coding sequence ATGTCCCTGCTGACCCTCGAGTTTCCGACCACGGAGCGATTCAAAGCATTCGGTCCAAGACACATAGACGAGATCGCCAGCCGCTACGGACTTCCTGCGCACCTCCAGGAGACCGTCCGGATGATCTCGCAGGTCCTGCCGTTCCGGGTCAACGAGTACGTGCTCTCCTCGCTGATCGACTGGACCAACATCCCCGACGACCCGATCTTCCAACTGGTCTTCCCGCAGCCGGGGATGCTGTCGATCGAGGACGAGAAGCGGCTGAGCGTGCTGTCCGGCGACCCGGCCAACAAGCTCCAGCTGCGGGAGACCGTGCAGGACATCCGCTCGCGGCTGAACCCGCACCCGTCCGGGCAGAAGGAGCTCAACGTCCCCCGGCTGGACGGGGTCGAGCTGGCCGGCATGCAGCACAAGTACCGCGAGACGGTGCTCTACTTCCCCGGCCAGGGGCAGACCTGCCACGCGTACTGCACGTACTGCTTCCGCTGGGCGCAGTTCGTCGGTGACGCGGACCTCAAGTTCGCGGCGCCGGACCCGAGTCAGCTGGTCGAGTACCTGAAGGCGCACCCGCAGGTGACCGACGTGCTGGTCACCGGTGGCGACCCGATGGTGATGTCGACCGAGCGGCTGCGCAGCCACCTGGAGCCGCTGCTGGCGATCGACAGCGTCCGGACCATCCGGATCGGCACCAAGTCGGTCGCGTACTGGCCGCAGCGCTTCGTCACCGACCAGGACGCCGACGAGGTGCTCTGGCTGTTCGAGAAGATCGTCGACTCGGGCCGCAACCTCGCGGTGATGGGCCACTTCAGCCACCCGCGGGAGCTGGAGACCGACATCGCCCGCCGGGCGCTGCAGCGGATCCGCTCCACCGGTGCGCTGGTCTACGGCCAGGCCCCGCTGATCGGCCGGGTCAACGACGACGCCGACGCCTGGGCCGAGCTGTGGCGCCGGGAGCTCGGGGCCGGCGTGGTGCCCTACTACATGTTCGTGGAGCGGGACACCGGCCCGCACGACTACTTCAAGGTGCCGCTGGCCCAGGCGGTCGGCATCTTCCAGGCCGCGTACCGCCAACTTCCGGGCCTGGCCCGGACGGTGCGCGGTCCGGTGATGTCCGCCAAGCCGGGCAAGGTCGCGGTGGACGGGATCGAGGACACCCCGCAGGGCAAGTTCTTCCAGCTGCGGCTGCTCCAGGCCCGTGACCCCGAGCTGGTCGGCCGTCCGTTCCGCGCGCACTTCTCGGAGACCGCCTCCTGGGTGGACGAGCTGGAGCTCGCGGAGACCACGCCGGCCGACATCAGGGCAGCGGTGCAGGGGATCTGA